A stretch of DNA from bacterium:
GTCTTCATTCCGACACACTCCGCCTGCTTAACCGATCAACTATTCTTCGATCTGCCAAGCACGAAGCCCCGTTCAGAATTACAACGCCTTAAGTATACCAAAAAATAAAAATCTATTCAAGTTTTTTGTTGGCCTGTCCGCAACCGGACATTTTTTCAGGCTAGGATCTCTTTTATCTTCTCCAGCACGTCCGGCATTTCCCGTTTTATCAGTTCCAGTGTCTTGGCATAATCCTCCAGCGTTCCGCCGATGGGATCTGCCACTCCGTCCACCGAGAGAAGGTCCACCTGGGCTTTGGGGAAAAGTTTTCTGGCGTCCTGCCGGTGCCCCTCCTCCAAGGCGATGATAATGTCGGACTGTTTCATCAGACTGTCGGTCAGGGTCCGGGAATGATGGCCGGAGAGATCGAAGCCGCATTTCTTGGCCGTCTCCTGCCCTTTGTCCGTGGCCGGCATGCCCGGCAGGGCTCTGGTGCCGCAGGATCGCACTGTCACTCTGTCCTTCCAGTTCTTGGGAAGAATGTGCCTGAGGTACCCCTCGGCCATGGGACTGCGGCAGGTGTTGCCGGTGCAGATGAACAGCACCTCAACCTTGTCCTGCTTCACCGGCAGCAACAAAAGTTCTGACAGTTCCTGCCGGTCAATGTCGCCCCGGCGCAGTATCACCGGGTGCTCCCGGGACAGGTCCAGCACAGTGGAAGGCCGGCAGCGGGGAAGCTCCCCCCCGTCCAGGATCATGTCCACCGGATCTTTGAAGGATTCTATCACCTGCTCGACATTGCAGGATTCCTGGGCCCCGCTGACATTGGCGCTGGTGGTGGCCAGGGGACAGTCCAATTGTTCCAGGATGGACTGCAGAGCCTTGTGTTTTGGCTGCCTGACCCCGATGGTGCCGTTTTTATCCAAGCCCCATTTTTTGACCCGGTCCGAAGCAGGGAACACCATGGTCAGCGGCCCCGGCCAATAAGCGTCGATAAGTTTCCCGGCATATTCCGGGGCCTGACTGACGATCCCGGCAAGCTCCTTTGGATCCTTGATGAACAGTATCAGCGGCTTGGAAAAGTTCCGCCCCTTAAGCCGGTAGATCTTTTTAACTGACTGGGGCAGGTCGGCCCGGCAACCCAGGCCATAGACCGTATCGGTGGGAAAGGCCATCACCTCTCCCCGGTTCAGGGCATCCACGGTTTGGCCTGCGGCTTCGGAAAGACCGGAGTTGTCTTCTTCCAGCCTGATCAGATGTCCCCTGGTTTGGCGAAATATGTTCCTCATTTGACCTTGTCCCCGGCCGCAGCGCTTATTTCCTTGAGCTGCTTTTTCAATAATTGCCGTTTGATCGGACTGAGGTGGTCTATGAAAAGCACCCCGCTAAGGTGGTCCATCTCATGCAGAAACACCCGGGCTAAAAAGTCGGCAGCCTCCAGCTCCAGCGGGTTGCCGTCCCGGTCCAGTCCGGTGACGGTCACGTTCTGGGGCCGGGCCACATCGGCGTACATACCGGGGAAACTAAGGCATCCCTCCTGGTAGACGATCTTGCCGTCGGAAGCCTGCAGTTTGGGGTTTATCAGTATCAGCGGCTTGGCATGTTTGGGATCCAAAGCCGGAAGGTTGATGATGCAAAGGGCCAGCGAATGCCCCACCTGGGGCGCAGCCAGACCCAACCCCCGGGCCGAAGCCAGTGATTCGATCATCTGCTCGGCCAAAGAGATCAGCCGGCCGTCGATGTTCTTCACCGGCTCGGCCTTTTGCCTCAGCACCGGGTCGCCATAGACCCTGATGGGTAGTATTTTTTGTTTGGTTGCTGACATCTCTATTATGCCACTAAGACACGAAGACACAAAATCACGATTTACAATTTACAATTCACGATTTGGCTTGGCGGCTTGGCTGTTAAGTAACCCTTACTTTTCCAGTTTGACAGAGACCGTGGACTTCTGCACTTCTATCTTGACGTTCTCGTCTATCTTGACCACCACCATGTTCCGGGCGTCGTCCACTCCCACCACGGTGCCGTGGATCCCGCCGGCAGCGATGACCTTGTCGCCCTTCTGCAGGCCCTTAAGCATCTGGGCGTGCTTCTTCTGCTGGCGCTGCTGGGGAAGGATCAGCAGAACATAGATGATGACGAACATGATGACGATGGGCAGCAAGCCCAGCAAACCGCCGCCGCTCTGCTGTCCCGCAGCCGGGGCTCCCGGCTGTCCCATGGCAAATGCTATTCCGAACAAAGTATTTCTCCTTTTATTGTATTTTTGTTTTTGATCCATTTAGGTTACCATGATATCACACTAAGACACCGAGGCAATTCTTTGTGTTCTCTGTGGCTTCGTGTGAGAAGGCCCTTCAATCAGCCGGCTGGTCACTTGTTTTTTAGTGATTTCGGTCCGAAAGAATCCGGAAGCAGTTCTTTTAGTTTCCGCGTTCTGACCTTCCCCTTGGCTCCGGCCATGATCACTTCCAGCTCGGGGGAAAACTCGTGCAGCACCTGGCGGCAGGCCCCGCAGGGCGCGGTAGGTTCCGGGGAATCGGAGACGATGGCGATGGCGATGAAGTCTCTCTCCCCCCGCCCCACCGCCTGGAACACGGCATTGCGCTCGGCACAGCAGGTCAGCCCGTAGGAGGCGTTCTCCACGTTGCAGCCGGTGTAAACCTTGCCGCTCTTGGCGAGAAGCGCCGCGCCTACTTTGAATTTGGAGTAAGGAGCATAGGCCTTCTGTTTGGCTTCTTTGGCAACTTTGACTAGGTCATTAGCAGTTGGTCGGTAGGGTTTAGGCATTTTTAACCTCACCATTTTGTAACAACTTTGCGTCATTAGCGTCTTAGCGGTTTATTGAGGTCCAGAAGCTCTGACCGTTCCCGGTTCCCTGTATGCCGAAGACCTCAGCTAAAGTGGCCGCGATGTCCGCAAAACTTTCCCTGGTTCCCAGGTCGCCCCCGTTTTTGATCCCCGGGCCGAAGACCAGCAGCGGGGTGTATTCCCGGGAGTGGTCGGTGGAGGGAGTGGTGGGATCGTTGCCGTGGTCGGCGGTGATCAGGAGCAGATCGTCTCCGGTCAAGACCTTCAGCAGCTCTGGCAGCCAGGCGTCGAAGTCCTGCAGGCCTTTGTAAAAACCCAGGACATCGTTGCGGTGGCCCCAGCTCATGTCAAAGTCCACCAGGTTGGCCATCAGCAGGCCCTGCTTGAAGTCGGGCAGGGCTTTCAGGATCTTTTCCATGCCATCCCGGTTGTCGTCGGTGTGGATGCTTTGGGTCAGACCCTGTCCGGCGAACAGGTCGTGGATCTTGCCCACGCCCATGACTTGCAGGCCGCTTTTTTTGAGGTGGTCCAGCACGGTAGGCTTGAATGGTTTCAGGGAAAGATCCCTGCGATGACCTCCAACTCTTTGGTAGTTGCCGGAAGTTCCAATGAACGGCCGGGCTATCACCCTCCCCACCGCGTGTTCGCCGGTCAGGATGTCCCGGGCCTTCTGGCCCCAGTAGTAAAGTTGCTCCAGGGTGACAATTTCCTCGTGGCAGGCGACCTGAAACACGCTGTCGGCCGAGGTGTAGACGATGGGAAAGCCGGTCTTGACGTGCCGGTCCCCCAGTTCTTTGATGATCTCGGTGCCGGAGGCCACCCGGTTGGCCAGGATGTCCCGGCCGATGGCCTTTTTGAATGGTTCTATGATCTCCGGCGGGAACCCGGCAGGATAGGTGGGCAATGGCTTTTCGGTGACCAAGCCCGTAATCTCCCAGTGCCCGAAGGTGGAATCCTTGCCCTTGGAACGTTCGGTCAGTTTGCCCCAATTGCCTGAGGCCAGGGGATTTTGTGAGACCCCGGATATCTCAATGACGTTTCCCAACCCCAAACCCTGCAGGTTGGGCAGGGCCAGTCCTCCGGGGACCGCCCGGGAAAGGTTGCCCAGGGTGTTGCTGCCCCGGTCGCCGAAATCGGCGGCATCGGGCAGTTCCCCCGCCCCGCAGCCGTCCAGAATTATCAGAATGACCCTTTTCATGAATGCTTGTAATAACTACGAATTTTTGACAGGATTTACAAAATTCTCATGGTTTTAAATTCAGAAACATTCCGGCAAATCATGTTAATCCTGTCTTACCAAGGCCATAGAAAAACCTTATTATTTAATTATCGCATATTTTTTGCCGGTTGTAAATAGCAAAACGCCCCCCGCCAAAGGCGGGGGGCGTTTTTGCAACCGAGAGATTAACCTAGTAGCCCAATATCTGCAGGTTGTCAAAATAGGCGCCTTCTGTTTCGAGACCCACGCCATCAGAATCAAACGCTATGGCCAGCTTTACCACTTGATTGACATAACCACCTAGGTTGATCGAATAGCTATCCCAGTAATTAAACCCGGTCCCAGAGACGCCGCCAAAGGAGGTCCAGTGGGCTCCTCCGTCAGTGGAGATCAATATCGTTACCGGATCACCTGCACCATCTGTGCTGACCCACATGTCAAAAACAAAATAGGCGGCGTTAGTATACCCGGTAAGATCAATGGAGGGGCTGATAAGGGTGTCGTGCACGGCCACTCCGATATCGTAAGTGGAATCCGCATCCTTGCCGCAATACCAGTTATAGACCCCTCCGCCGTAGGGAGACGGGTTCCTGGTGGAGCGGTGCCACAGGCTGAAGGTGGTGTCGCTTTTGGTGGACCAGCCGATATTTCCGGACTCCACCTTGTCGTCAAACAACACATACCAATTCCCCGCGCTATAGGTCGCAGAGTTCCAAAAGTCATCGCTGTTCCAGCCGTTGGTTACGCTGGCGATTTCTCCGCCGATGCCATTGCCGTTTTCATCCAGCTTCAAGCCGACCATATCCTGAACTTCGCGGCTTACCCACACATACGGCGTATAACCAATGGCATTTTCCAGGCTGTACACCGCACCCATGCTGTCCGGCAATACCTTAATGGTGCCCAAAATGTAACCGGTCTTGTTCCAGTCCATATAAGCTTTGATGAAACTGGAGGTCAAATAGGCCGGGTTCATTTTCTTGGTGAATTTGATGGTCATGGTCCGGTTGTTATCCGTATACTGGATGCTGTTGACCACCGGCGGAGTGACCGAGCTGGTGGCTTCGTAGGTTCGGAACTTGACCATCACCCTGTCTATTGTCTCGTTCTCGGAATAACCATTCGCATCATTGTTGCCGTTTAAAGTATTTCCCTTAAGATCCTTGATGCCGGTATGCACCGTCAGGGTATAGTTGGTGCCGGTGGCCAGCCCCAAGTTTTTAAAGCGAACCTCTACATTGACCGGCCAGGTGGCCATCAGTTTGGTCATCAGGGGAACAAGGTTGATCACCGTACCGTTATCGGCCACCAGTGAGAACTGGGCGGCTGAGATGCTTGTGCTGTCGATGCTGTCGGCATCGGCGATGAATATCCGGATGGAGTCGGTGGTCTCAAAATAAGTTGTGCCATTGCCGGGGATGATGCCGGTTATCTGCGGGCCAGCAATGTCTCCCGGCCAGCCGGCAGCGGTGGCCCCGCGGAACTTCACCCGGTAATTGTCCTGGGGATCCACCCAGCCGTTGCCGTTGCCGTCCAGCCGGTTGCCGTACTTGTCGGTGACATTGGTGTTGACCGTCACCAGATAGCGCAGGGAATCCACCCAACCGCTGGCCGCCTTGATGACTATTTTCCGGGCGGCGACATCGTAGCTGACGGTGCGGGGGATGCGGACGTAATTGGCAGCATTCTGCAGGATGACCGAATTGGTGTCAACCGTGGCGCCGTTCAGGTCATGTCCAAAATAAATGTTGATCTGGTCATCGGCCGGCACCGGATAAAATATGTTGTTATTGCTCATGTCGTAAGCCCCTGTTACCTTGGGGCCGGCGGAGGTGGCCGCTCCGGTCT
This window harbors:
- a CDS encoding Ig-like domain-containing protein encodes the protein MKKRLYLLLALGLVVSTAFMAGCGKKETPFAPITDSYQTGAATSAGPKVTGAYDMSNNNIFYPVPADDQINIYFGHDLNGATVDTNSVILQNAANYVRIPRTVSYDVAARKIVIKAASGWVDSLRYLVTVNTNVTDKYGNRLDGNGNGWVDPQDNYRVKFRGATAAGWPGDIAGPQITGIIPGNGTTYFETTDSIRIFIADADSIDSTSISAAQFSLVADNGTVINLVPLMTKLMATWPVNVEVRFKNLGLATGTNYTLTVHTGIKDLKGNTLNGNNDANGYSENETIDRVMVKFRTYEATSSVTPPVVNSIQYTDNNRTMTIKFTKKMNPAYLTSSFIKAYMDWNKTGYILGTIKVLPDSMGAVYSLENAIGYTPYVWVSREVQDMVGLKLDENGNGIGGEIASVTNGWNSDDFWNSATYSAGNWYVLFDDKVESGNIGWSTKSDTTFSLWHRSTRNPSPYGGGVYNWYCGKDADSTYDIGVAVHDTLISPSIDLTGYTNAAYFVFDMWVSTDGAGDPVTILISTDGGAHWTSFGGVSGTGFNYWDSYSINLGGYVNQVVKLAIAFDSDGVGLETEGAYFDNLQILGY
- a CDS encoding L-threonylcarbamoyladenylate synthase, with amino-acid sequence MRNIFRQTRGHLIRLEEDNSGLSEAAGQTVDALNRGEVMAFPTDTVYGLGCRADLPQSVKKIYRLKGRNFSKPLILFIKDPKELAGIVSQAPEYAGKLIDAYWPGPLTMVFPASDRVKKWGLDKNGTIGVRQPKHKALQSILEQLDCPLATTSANVSGAQESCNVEQVIESFKDPVDMILDGGELPRCRPSTVLDLSREHPVILRRGDIDRQELSELLLLPVKQDKVEVLFICTGNTCRSPMAEGYLRHILPKNWKDRVTVRSCGTRALPGMPATDKGQETAKKCGFDLSGHHSRTLTDSLMKQSDIIIALEEGHRQDARKLFPKAQVDLLSVDGVADPIGGTLEDYAKTLELIKREMPDVLEKIKEILA
- the yajC gene encoding preprotein translocase subunit YajC, which codes for MFGIAFAMGQPGAPAAGQQSGGGLLGLLPIVIMFVIIYVLLILPQQRQQKKHAQMLKGLQKGDKVIAAGGIHGTVVGVDDARNMVVVKIDENVKIEVQKSTVSVKLEK
- a CDS encoding phosphopentomutase, whose amino-acid sequence is MKRVILIILDGCGAGELPDAADFGDRGSNTLGNLSRAVPGGLALPNLQGLGLGNVIEISGVSQNPLASGNWGKLTERSKGKDSTFGHWEITGLVTEKPLPTYPAGFPPEIIEPFKKAIGRDILANRVASGTEIIKELGDRHVKTGFPIVYTSADSVFQVACHEEIVTLEQLYYWGQKARDILTGEHAVGRVIARPFIGTSGNYQRVGGHRRDLSLKPFKPTVLDHLKKSGLQVMGVGKIHDLFAGQGLTQSIHTDDNRDGMEKILKALPDFKQGLLMANLVDFDMSWGHRNDVLGFYKGLQDFDAWLPELLKVLTGDDLLLITADHGNDPTTPSTDHSREYTPLLVFGPGIKNGGDLGTRESFADIAATLAEVFGIQGTGNGQSFWTSINR
- a CDS encoding cytidine deaminase; this encodes MPKPYRPTANDLVKVAKEAKQKAYAPYSKFKVGAALLAKSGKVYTGCNVENASYGLTCCAERNAVFQAVGRGERDFIAIAIVSDSPEPTAPCGACRQVLHEFSPELEVIMAGAKGKVRTRKLKELLPDSFGPKSLKNK
- the def gene encoding peptide deformylase → MSATKQKILPIRVYGDPVLRQKAEPVKNIDGRLISLAEQMIESLASARGLGLAAPQVGHSLALCIINLPALDPKHAKPLILINPKLQASDGKIVYQEGCLSFPGMYADVARPQNVTVTGLDRDGNPLELEAADFLARVFLHEMDHLSGVLFIDHLSPIKRQLLKKQLKEISAAAGDKVK